The DNA sequence CAGGTACGGCCCGAGGAAGGCGGTCACCACGGTGGTGGAGAAGGCGGAGTTGGCCCAGTCGTAGAAGTACCAGCCGACCCGCTCGCGCTTGGTGCTCTCACCGTAGCCCGCGGTGTCGGCTTCGGCGGTCGGCGTCTCGGGCGGGGGTGCGCTGAGATCAGCGGTCATGGGTGGTCCTTCCAGAGGCCACGGTCTACGAAAACTTCCCGTAACACGTCGATGCGATCGGTCATGATGCCATCCACACCGAGATCAAGTAACCCGGCCATCTCGGCAGGATCGTCGATCGTCCAGACGTGCACCTGAAGTCCCAGGCGGTGGGCGTGCGCCACGAAGCGCCGGTCCACCACCCGTACCGCCCCGAACCGCACCGGGACCTGCGCCGCGACCACCGACGGCGGCAATTTCACCCGGCCGCCGAAGCGGGAGGCCAGCCACAGCCGGGCCGTCTCCTTCTGCGCCAGCGACGTCGCGTACGCCGGACCGGCCAGCTCCCGCACCCGCCGTAGCCGCGCATCGGAGAACGAGGCCAGCAGCACCTGATCGGGGGTCGCCCGCGCGCGTACCACCGCGACCGTCGGCTCCACCGCGCGGTCGTCCTTGACGTCGATGTTGAACCGGATCTCCGGCCACGCGTCGAGCACCTCGTCCAGCCGCGGCACCGCCGCCGCCCCGCCGACCCGCACCGAGGCCAGGTCCTGCCAGGTCACGCTCGCCACCGCGACCGGCTCACCGGCGACGCGGCGCAGGTCGGGGTCGTGCAGCACCACGGCGACGCCGTCGCGGGTGGCGTGCACGTCGGTCTCGACATAGCGGTATCCGGCGGCCACCGAGCGGGCGAACGCGTCGGCGGTGTTCTCGTCACCCTCGGCGGCACCACCCCGATGGGCGAATGCCAACGGCGGCTGCGCGAGGTACGGATGCAGTGGGCGCGGGGTGTTCACGTGCGGAAGCATGCCACCGCCGGCTGCGTCCGGATGGCCCCCGCACGGACCGCTCGCCAACAACGGGCGACATCGGTGAGAATGTCCGCACCACCGCGTCGAAGCAAGTCGATCCATGTCGGGTGCAACATCGGGAAGGGGTGCACGGTGGCTGATGACGACCCTGCGGACTGGTTCCGTCAGCTCTCGCCCGTACAGCGCGCACTGCTCGATCGGCTCGCCGAGGGGGCGACGATAGCGGCGGCCGCGTCGGCGGAGTACCTGTCGCTGCGCACCGCCAACCGGCGCATCGCCGACCTGCGCCAGGGGTTGGGCATCGGCACGACCCGCGAGCTGGTCGCGGCATACCGCGCCCGCCGCGGCGAGTGACTCAGCGGCGGCGTACGCGGCGGGTGTCGACCGGCCTGGTCGGGTCGGTGAAGCGGGGGCGGTCGGGCTCGTCGGCGCGCAGCGGGGCGAGCTCGGCGGCGATCGCGTCGACGATGCGGTCGGCGATGCGCTGCGCCGCGCCCACCCGGCCGGGGTCGAGGTCCGACAGGTCCACGGGGGTGCCGATGTGCACCCGGACCACCGGGCGGCGGCGCAGGTCGCGCCAGATCATCGGCCACATGCCGGTGGGCGCGTCGTAGGGCAGGACCTCGTGCGAGCCCCAGATCGCCAGCGGGATCACCGGCACCTTGGTCGCCAGCACGAGGCGGCCGACG is a window from the Catellatospora sp. TT07R-123 genome containing:
- a CDS encoding glycerophosphodiester phosphodiesterase; protein product: MNTPRPLHPYLAQPPLAFAHRGGAAEGDENTADAFARSVAAGYRYVETDVHATRDGVAVVLHDPDLRRVAGEPVAVASVTWQDLASVRVGGAAAVPRLDEVLDAWPEIRFNIDVKDDRAVEPTVAVVRARATPDQVLLASFSDARLRRVRELAGPAYATSLAQKETARLWLASRFGGRVKLPPSVVAAQVPVRFGAVRVVDRRFVAHAHRLGLQVHVWTIDDPAEMAGLLDLGVDGIMTDRIDVLREVFVDRGLWKDHP